Genomic window (Paenibacillus sp. 37):
CCTCACGTATTAGATCATATTTACATTAATTGCTCACGGTCATCATCGTTTCCCGCGGAGGCTGGTAATTCTCCAGCCTGCGGAACGTTATTCCCTTCTGTTCCATCATATTTGTAACCTTGCCGGTATCTTTAGGATAAGAACGATGAAACACGATTTCTGTAATCCCGCTATTCGCCAGCATATTGGCACATGTCCAGCACGGTTCGTCGGTCACATACACAGACGAGCCTTCGCGGTCGATTCGATCTGTGAATAAAAGCAAGTTTTGCTCCGCATGAATTGTGCGAATGCATCGTTGTTTTTTCACCATTCCTTCTTGCCCATCGGTCACGACCAATTCATACTCTTCCGATATCATGCAACCTGCTTCAGAACAATCCGGGACGCCGGTGGGTGCACCATTATAGGCTGTTCCCAGCAGTTTCTTTCCCTGAACAAGAACGGCACCCACATGACGACGCGAACAGCGGGAACGGGTGGAAACCATATACGCGATGTCCATAAAATACGTATCCCAGTCCTTGCGTACCTCTGTACTCATGCTGCTTTCCTCCCGCTTAATACAATTTATATTTTATATTTTACCGGATCTGCACATACGGCGCCATCTTCTCCAGCATCTTCATCCCGATTCCTTTGACCTTTGTCAGATCACTGACTTTTGCAAAAGGACCATGTGTATTCCGATAGTCCACAATAGCTTGAGCTTTCTTCTCCCCAATTCCGGGAAGCTCAATAAGCTTGGAGACAGGAGCGGTATTCACATCAATCTTGCCATTGTCGCCAGCTTCCTCACGAACTACAGGTGGATTACTGCTTGATGCCGTCTCCGAAGTAACCGAAGGATCAGAATTCGTACCCTGCGTAACTGGTTCAATCGAATTCGAGGTGTCCGGTGGATTATCATTCGTCTGACTTGTAGTTTGAGCAACTGAATCACCTTCAACCCCAACGCTCGCAAGCTCTTTAGACTCATCTGCCTTTGCATCATTTCCAGTCTGCAGCCCACTTGCCTCGGTTCCCGAAGAAGATGCTCCTGTATTGCCCTGAACCGAATTAGCCGACAGTACAGCAGGGAGTTCCTGCTCTATCGTCGGCTTCTCGGTGCCGAGCTGCAAGGGTTCCCAGCCACTAGGTGGTTGTTCACTTTTGCCCGACCATAATATTAGTATACTTCCAACCACCGCAGCAGCAATGGTCATCCCTTTGTTCCATCTCATTCTTCCACACCTCTCCCTGAATTCAAAATCATTCATTTCGAACACGGGCGGTGCTTCCGAACCGTTGTACTTTCCTGATGAAACAAGTTGTGCATTTTTCATGTCATGTGAAACAGGTCCTTACGCATAGAATAGAGGGAATGAACTGCGCCAGTACCGTAAAGCATGAAAGGAGGCCTGAAACAATGAAGGTTGGATTTATCGGAACCGGCAGCATGGGCAGCCTGTTAATCTATGCCCTGATCCAATCGGGTGCACTTGAGCCCCGGCAGATCGCCGCCAGCAATCGAACCCCGTCCAAAGTACGTCAGTTATCCCTCCGTTACCCCGGTCTGCATGAATCCCAGAGCAATCGGGAAACGGTGATCCGAAGCAACATCATCTTCCTGTGCGTGAAGCCGCTTGAATTCAAACATGTTATTGACGACATCCTGCCTGTCGTGAATCCCAATCATATAATTGTCTCGATCACCAGTCCCGTGCAGCTGCGACATCTGGAATCTTCACTTCCTTGCAAAGTCTCCAAGGTAATTCCCAGTGTCACACACCAAGTCGGCAGTGGAGCATCACTCTGCATACACGGCGAACGAATGACCAGTGAAGACCGCGCTGTGTTAGAAAGTCTGCTTAGTCATATAGGCAGGCCGTACCAGGTGGATGAAGCCTGTACACGAATTACATCCGACTTCTCCAGCTGCGGACCTGCATTCATATCGTTCTTTTTGGAACAGTGGATCGAAAGTGCCGTGAAGCTGACAGGCATCAAAAGGGCAGATGCCTGCGCTCTGGCTGGCGAAATGCTCCTGGGAACAGGCAAGCTGCTCACCGAAGGAGGATACACCCCGCAAGAGCTTCAGGCTCGTGTCGCTGTACCTGGCGGTATTACCGCTCAGGCACTTGCACTGCTGAAGGTAAGTCTCGACGGTGTTTTCGACAGCCTGATCCACACGACACATGACAAATATGATGAAGATTTGTTAAAGCTGGATGAACTATTCCGAGCCGGTGAGATTAACCGGCAACAATATTAACGAGTTTGCCTGGAACGGCAATGACCTTGCGAATGGTCTTGCCTTCCAGTGCCTGCTTAACAGGTGCCAGCTCCATCGTGAAGTCCTGCATACCCTGTGCATCCAGATCCTTCGCGATTGTAGCACGAGTTACGATTTTACCGTTTACCTGAACAACGATTTCTACTTCCGCATCCACTGTCATGGACTCATCATATTCAGGCCAAGCCACGTAAGAGATTCCACCTTCATGACCCAAACGGCTCCACAGTTCCTCTGCCATATGCGGTGCCAGTGGTGACAACAGCTGCACAAATTTCTCCATCGCTTCACGAGGCAGTGTGTCCGCTTTGTATGCATCGTTGATGAAAATCATCAGCTGGCTGATGGATGTGTTGAAGCGCAGATGTTCCAGATCTTCCGTAACTTTTTTAATCGTTTTGTGAGCAGTCCGTTTGAACTCATCCGTTCCACCGTCCACCGTAATCTTGTCATTGATGGCTCCTGTGTCTTCGTTAATGAAGAGACGCCATACACGTGACAGGAAGCGGTGCATGCCTTCAACCCCGTTTGCATTCCACGGTTTTGTCGCTTCCAATGGTCCCATGAACATCTCGTACAGACGCAATGTATCTGCACCGAATTCATTCACGATTTCATCCGGGTTAATGACATTACCACGGGATTTACTCATTTTCTCATTATTGGTACCCAGGATCATACCTTGGTTCACCAACTTGTGGAAAGGTTCTTTGGTCTCGACAACACCCAGATCATACAGCACTTTGTGCCAGAAACGAGCGTACAGCAAGTGAAGCACCGCGTGCTCTGCTCCGCCAATGTACAGATCAACTGGCAGCCACTGCTGCTGTTTCTCCTTGGAGATCAGTTCCTTGTCATTGTGCGGATCGATAAAGCGCAGGTAATACCAGCAGCTACCCGCCCATTGTGGCATGGTGTTGGTCTCGCGACGTGCCTTCATTCCCGTTTCCGGATCTACCGTATTCACCCACTCCGTAACATTCGCCAGTGGTGATTCTCCTGTACCCGAAGGTTTGATCTGGTCGATATCAGGCAGCAGCAGTGGAAGTTGATCCTCCGGTACGGTCTTCATCGTTCCGTCTTCCAGATGCAGAATCGGGATTGGCTCACCCCAGTAACGCTGACGGCTGAACAGCCAATCACGCAGACGATAGGTTACTTTCCCTTGTCCTTTACCGTTCTCTTCCAACCAAGCAATCATCTTGGCAACCGCTTCTTCATTATTCAGTCCGTTCAAGAAATCGGAATTCACATGCGCGCCATCACCGGAATAAGCCTCTTGTGTAACATCTCCACCTTGAATAACTTCGATGATATCCAGACCAAACTGCTTCGCAAATTCCCAGTCACGTGCATCATGACCCGGAACAGCCATAACCGCACCTGTACCGTAACCTGCAAGAACGTAATCAGCAATCCAGATCGGCAGTTTTGCACCGTTAACGGGATTGATTGCATAAGCGCCAGTGAAAACACCTGTTTTGTCTTTGGCCAAATCTGTACGTTCCAGATCACTTTTACGAGAAGCCTGCTCCTGATAAGACTGAATCGCTTCACGTTGGTCATCGGTTGTAATTACTTCTACCAGTTCATGTTCAGGAGCAAGTACTGCAAAGCTCGCACCGAACAATGTGTCCGCACGGGTAGTGAACACCTTGATGACTTCCTCGCGACCCTCAATGGCAAATACAACTTCCGCACCTGTCGATTTACCGATCCAGTTGCGCTGCATATCCTTGATGCTTTCAGACCAATCCAGCTCTTCCAGGTCTTCCAGCAGACGCTCTGCATACTCGGTAATTCTCAGAACCCATTGACGCATCGGTTTGCGTACAACCGGATGTCCACCACGTTCACTCTTGCCATCAATAACTTCTTCATTAGCAAGTACCGTTCCAAGGGCTTCACACCAGTTAACTGCAACTTCATCCACATAAGCCAGGCCTTTATTGTACAGCTGGATAAAGATCCATTGTGTCCATTTATAATATTCAGGGTCCGTTGTGCTGATCTCACGATCCCAGTCATAGGAGAAACCAAGCGATTTGATCTGGCGACGGAAATTGTCAATATTACGGAATGTAATATCTCGTGGATGTTCACCTGTATCCAGTGCATGCTGCTCAGCAGGCAGACCGAAAGCGTCCCAACCCATTGGGTGCAATACATTGTAACCGCGCATACGTTTGTAACGGGAAACGATATCCGTTGCCGTATATCCTTCCGGGTGGCCTACGTGCAGACCTGAACCGGATGGATAAGGGAACATATCCAGTGCATAAAATTTCGGTTTAGCAGGGTCCTCACCCGTTTTAAACGTTTTATTTGCATCCCAGTATTGCTGCCAACTTTTTTCCATAACTTGTGGCTGATAGCCGTGTTTCGGCTGGTTATTCTCACTCATCTATTGTTCCTCCTTCAGGTTATTCGCTTTAGCTTTAATTGCAACAAAAAAACCTCAGCATCCCGTAGCGTTTGCAGCGCTAGGGACGAGAGGTTGAATTCCCGTGGTACCACCCTAGTTAGCGGACGAACGTGCTTCGTCATCCACTCCCTTTGGACCTGTAACGGCGGTTAACCGATGCGGATTTCCATTCCTGAACCCAAGCTTTATACAAGCAGGTTAAACAGAATGGTGTAATCACCGCATTTCTCCAAGGCGAGTTCGCAAATCACTGTCAACCGGCTTGCACCAACCGCCGGCTCTCTGTTATGTACAGGAATTACTACTGATCCTTATCATCGAAATATGTATACAATATCGGGACCATTATATAAAAAAGCAAGCCCAAAGTCAATATTACACGTTATAATCGCCATCTTGAAGTCTACGGTTCGTACCGTTCATAACGCTGGTTGCTGTTCAGGATGACCGAAAACGCTCAATGCCTTCCTCCAGATTATGAATGGTCCAATTCACATGTTCCTGATTATCATATTGACGATAAGCGCACTCAATGCGTAGCACCAGATCAAAGTACAAGTCATAGAGGCTTCTTCTTTTCAGCTCACTTTCAGTCGTAATCGCATGCCCATACCCTTTCACAAAACCAGGCGTATAGTTAAAATGACTGAAATAATGCTCCATCAGAGGATCTGCCCATAGTGAACGTTCAAAATCAATAATCGCTGTGATACGACCTGCGTCTACTAGAACATTGCCATCCCACAGATCCCAACTCACAAGCACAGGTTCTTTGACATCATCCAGCACATTTGATTTTTCTTCAATCAAGCGTCTCAATTCAGGGTAATCGATCGAAAATGTAATTCCGGCTTCTTCACCATCGGTAAGAATGTCATCCATCAAATTCATAAATGCTTCTTTCCATGTGGAATAACGCTGTTTTTGCTCCGAGAAATATCCAAACTTCTCACCCTTGATTTCATTAATTCGACGATTGTACCAACCGAGTTGTTGTTCAATGGTCTCCTGCTCTTCCGCAGAATACTGATCCTTGACCTGATTATAGGGTGTTCCAGACATGTACTCCATGATAAAATAACGCGCTGAAGCCTTGGTTAACGAATCATCATAAGCCAGCACTTGGGGTACGGGAACATCCTGTAGCTCCGTAATGAGGCGTAGTGCCTCAACCTCGGCAATCATGAGATCCTGCTCACAGCGCATCAGATTTGTCGAAGCCGATGGAGCAATCTTGAGTACCACTCGCTGTGCGTCACTCAGTGTAATGAGATATGCATGATTGGCCCAGCCATCCACCATTTCCTTGTAGTCCTGTATACCTGCAGAGAAATGCTGCTCTATTATGGCATTCAACTGTTCTGACGTAAGTCTTGTTTTATATGTACTTTCCATTTTCACACCTCACATTGACAATTGATTTATTTTCTCAGAAAACGCTTTCTATCCGACTATTATCGCCTCCTTTACTTTAACTGGCAATACTTTTTGTCACGTCGTTATGTCTTTTCTTGTACTCCTTTACCCTATTTAAGAATATTGCTATTCACTCTCCATGGAAAATCAAACAAAAAAACTGCCCTTATGCACCATACATAAGGACAGTTGTCATCTTTCGTTCTTACTTCACAGCAACGTAGAACAAGCGCTGAGCGCTGTCTTTGGCCTCTTTCCATTCAAAATCCGCATATACCTTCACGTCTCTAAAACCTGCCTTGGATAACTCCAGCTTCATCCAGTCCGGATTATATGCACGCTGGACATGAACTTCTTCAAACCGTTGATACATATCCTTGCTACCATCATCCACACGCGAAAAAATACTGAGATGATGTTCGATCTCACAGCGATCCTGATCCAGATCACAAGTCCAAATATACGACACGGAGCGCTCATCCAGTACAAAAGGCTGCTCCTCATCATAACGAATAAGGGTATTGGGATGATGGACATCAAACAGGAACGTTCCATCAGGCTTCAGCATCTCATATGTGCGCTGGAATGTACGAATGACATCTTCTTGTTCAAGCAAATAATTGACACAATCACAGAAAGATATCACCGAATCCACAGGTTCCGGAACTCGCCATTCCCGCATATCCTGCTGCACCCACCGGACACTGCCTTCCCGATACAAACGATGACCTTGAGGCGTAGCCTCCATCTTGCTGCGTGCAACCGACAGCATATCTGCTGAGAGATCAATGCCTGTAACTTCGAAACCGGAGTTCACGAGCGGGATCGTAATGGAGCCCGTTCCACAGCCAAGTTCAGCGACACTTTTGGGCATTCCATGCTTTTCCCATGCTGTTCTTGCAAACCTTATCCAGTCCGGATAAGGCATATCTTCCATTAATTCATCATACACATAGGCAAATTTCCGGTAAGACATGTCAGGCACCGCACTTTCAATTTCATTTTCCAATCCTGTTAACAAAAGAAAAGACAGGGCATCCGGTGTTTACCCAGCCTATCCCTGCCTTATCCGAGTTCCATATTACAACTATTTAATCAGGAAGATTATTTGTTTTCACTTTGATCCGCAGGAGCAGATTCGGACAGATACGTCCAGCTTTCCTTTTGGACCACCAGTCCGTCCTTCATCAATTTGCCCAAGGCACGCTTGAAAGCAGATTTACTGATGCCAAAGCGCTGCTTGATGATATCCGGCGGAGTTGCATCCGAGTATGGCATGCCACCCATAGGGCGTTCTTTCATGAAAGCGAGCAGCTTGTCTGCATCTTCGTTACGTCCAACTTGTTTGAGTTGAGTCATGGCCAGATTCACACGTCCGTCTTCACGTACCAGTGTCACTCGACATTTCACTTTTTCACCAAGGCGCAGCATATGACTGCGTTCGGATGAATGAATCATACCAATCGCGCCAAAGCCCAGTACACCGCCCTCTACAAGTACAAAAGTACCCATCTGCAGTGGTTTGTATACCGTCGCTTCAACCCACTCGTTTAACCATGAAGTTGGCGCATGGAAAGCCAATGGTGAAAGTTCACGTTCCCCGGCCAATTTGGCACGCAGACGTCCTTGCTTATCATGTTCCATGATTACAAAGACTTCATCCCCCACTTTAGGACGCAGTTCCTCCAGTTCAGGCAATTCACGAATAGGAAGCAGCAATTGCCGTCCAAGTCCCATTTCCAGGAAACAACCCAGTCTTGGGTGAACATCAGCCACAACCAGTCGTGCCATTTCGCCGAGCATGAGATAAGGCTTTTTCATCGTTACGGCCAGACGATCTTCCGTATCAAAGAATACAAATACTTCAAGCGTCTCGCCAATCTTAATATCCCGCGTTAACTCGGTGTAGTGAAGCAGTACATCTTCCGATCCTGTCGTCAAAAAGAAGCCAAACGGAGACACTTCACGTGAAACCGGCAAAGAGACGACTGTTCCAGCAATCAAACTCATACAGTTTCCACCACTTTGGCATCAGACCATAGACGCTCAATATTGTAGTATTCACGCTCGTCGCGGTGGAAGATATGAACAACAACGTCGCCCATGTCCATCAGTACCCAACGTGCGGAATCCATACCTTCGATACCTTTGATCGTCGCTCCGGCTGCATGAGCCTGTTTGCGAATCTCAGTGGCAATGGCTTGTACCTGTGTATCGGAATTCCCGTGACAAATAACAAAATAATCCGCCACCAGAGAAACATTAATCAGATCCAACGCTACAATGTTGGATGCCTTTTTGTCGTCAGCGGCAGCAACCGCCATATTCATAAGTTCTTTCGATGATACTGTCATGAACCAACCTCCATAATCTATAATTGTGTGTTTAAAAAGATCCTTCGTAATCAAAAGTGGACTTTTTGAACAACTCTATAATTGTGCAATTAAGTCATTCCGCGACAGCATGGTCAAAGGATAAATGACACGTCTTTGCGAGATCAGCAAGCTGATCGTCGAATCGAATCCGGCAATTAAACCTTCCTCCAGACTACGTTCAGCCTGTTCGCGAATGTGATCCACTCCCGGGAAATCTCGTCCCGGTTCAATGTAATCGGCAAGACATACCACTTTGTCCAGCAGGCTCATGCCTACCCGACCCGAGGTATGCCACCGGATGGCATTAATAACTTCGGAATCCTCTACACCGTAATCACGCTCGGCTACAAAAGCACCGACTTCGGAATGCCAGAGCTGTTTGTCATGCTGCAGAAGTTCCTGGTTTAATCCGTTATCACGGATGACCGCTTCCATCTCCGCTACGGGCCAGTACTTCGCCACATCATGCAATATCGCTGCCAGATCTGCTTTCACAGGATCAGCACCGTATTTTTCAGCCAACATCACTGACGATTCCATTACACCCAGTGTATGCTTCCAGCGTTTTTCCGGCATTTGTCCGGATACGGCTTGAATCAGTTCATCACGGCTTAGTGCCATATAAACCGCTCCTTACAATGTATTGGTGCACTTCATCTGGAATCATGAAGCGTACCGAATGTCCTTTGGCCAGACGTCTGCGTACGGCTGTCGATGAAATATCGACCAAGGGCATCTCGGCCAGCAGGACCCGATCCTGTAACTCGTCTGGTAAATCATCCAGATGTAACTGGAAGCCCGGCCGACCAACTCCGATAAAGGTTAAGCGTTCTGCAAGCTCTTCAATCTGCTCCCATTTGGGAAGATAGTTCACCATATCCGCCCCGATAATGAAATAAAATTCATGTTCAGGATGGCGACGCCACAGTTCCTTCATCGTATCGATGGTATAAGACACTCCGCCCAATTCCATCTCGATACCCAGCACCTCATATTGCTGCACACCCTTCACAGCCGCTTCCGTCATATCGAGACGTTGCTGTCCCGAAGCTCCGGCTCCGCGTTTGTGAGGTGGAACATGGGAAGGCATGAACC
Coding sequences:
- a CDS encoding nicotinate-nucleotide adenylyltransferase, whose protein sequence is MKIGIMGGTFDPIHMGHLLAAESARDSHALDEIWFMPSHVPPHKRGAGASGQQRLDMTEAAVKGVQQYEVLGIEMELGGVSYTIDTMKELWRRHPEHEFYFIIGADMVNYLPKWEQIEELAERLTFIGVGRPGFQLHLDDLPDELQDRVLLAEMPLVDISSTAVRRRLAKGHSVRFMIPDEVHQYIVRSGLYGTKP
- a CDS encoding deoxycytidylate deaminase — encoded protein: MSTEVRKDWDTYFMDIAYMVSTRSRCSRRHVGAVLVQGKKLLGTAYNGAPTGVPDCSEAGCMISEEYELVVTDGQEGMVKKQRCIRTIHAEQNLLLFTDRIDREGSSVYVTDEPCWTCANMLANSGITEIVFHRSYPKDTGKVTNMMEQKGITFRRLENYQPPRETMMTVSN
- the comER gene encoding late competence protein ComER; its protein translation is MKVGFIGTGSMGSLLIYALIQSGALEPRQIAASNRTPSKVRQLSLRYPGLHESQSNRETVIRSNIIFLCVKPLEFKHVIDDILPVVNPNHIIVSITSPVQLRHLESSLPCKVSKVIPSVTHQVGSGASLCIHGERMTSEDRAVLESLLSHIGRPYQVDEACTRITSDFSSCGPAFISFFLEQWIESAVKLTGIKRADACALAGEMLLGTGKLLTEGGYTPQELQARVAVPGGITAQALALLKVSLDGVFDSLIHTTHDKYDEDLLKLDELFRAGEINRQQY
- the yqeK gene encoding bis(5'-nucleosyl)-tetraphosphatase (symmetrical) YqeK, yielding MALSRDELIQAVSGQMPEKRWKHTLGVMESSVMLAEKYGADPVKADLAAILHDVAKYWPVAEMEAVIRDNGLNQELLQHDKQLWHSEVGAFVAERDYGVEDSEVINAIRWHTSGRVGMSLLDKVVCLADYIEPGRDFPGVDHIREQAERSLEEGLIAGFDSTISLLISQRRVIYPLTMLSRNDLIAQL
- the rsfS gene encoding ribosome silencing factor, with the protein product MTVSSKELMNMAVAAADDKKASNIVALDLINVSLVADYFVICHGNSDTQVQAIATEIRKQAHAAGATIKGIEGMDSARWVLMDMGDVVVHIFHRDEREYYNIERLWSDAKVVETV
- a CDS encoding class I SAM-dependent DNA methyltransferase; the protein is MSYRKFAYVYDELMEDMPYPDWIRFARTAWEKHGMPKSVAELGCGTGSITIPLVNSGFEVTGIDLSADMLSVARSKMEATPQGHRLYREGSVRWVQQDMREWRVPEPVDSVISFCDCVNYLLEQEDVIRTFQRTYEMLKPDGTFLFDVHHPNTLIRYDEEQPFVLDERSVSYIWTCDLDQDRCEIEHHLSIFSRVDDGSKDMYQRFEEVHVQRAYNPDWMKLELSKAGFRDVKVYADFEWKEAKDSAQRLFYVAVK
- a CDS encoding ComEA family DNA-binding protein: MKNAQLVSSGKYNGSEAPPVFEMNDFEFRERCGRMRWNKGMTIAAAVVGSILILWSGKSEQPPSGWEPLQLGTEKPTIEQELPAVLSANSVQGNTGASSSGTEASGLQTGNDAKADESKELASVGVEGDSVAQTTSQTNDNPPDTSNSIEPVTQGTNSDPSVTSETASSSNPPVVREEAGDNGKIDVNTAPVSKLIELPGIGEKKAQAIVDYRNTHGPFAKVSDLTKVKGIGMKMLEKMAPYVQIR
- the leuS gene encoding leucine--tRNA ligase, which produces MSENNQPKHGYQPQVMEKSWQQYWDANKTFKTGEDPAKPKFYALDMFPYPSGSGLHVGHPEGYTATDIVSRYKRMRGYNVLHPMGWDAFGLPAEQHALDTGEHPRDITFRNIDNFRRQIKSLGFSYDWDREISTTDPEYYKWTQWIFIQLYNKGLAYVDEVAVNWCEALGTVLANEEVIDGKSERGGHPVVRKPMRQWVLRITEYAERLLEDLEELDWSESIKDMQRNWIGKSTGAEVVFAIEGREEVIKVFTTRADTLFGASFAVLAPEHELVEVITTDDQREAIQSYQEQASRKSDLERTDLAKDKTGVFTGAYAINPVNGAKLPIWIADYVLAGYGTGAVMAVPGHDARDWEFAKQFGLDIIEVIQGGDVTQEAYSGDGAHVNSDFLNGLNNEEAVAKMIAWLEENGKGQGKVTYRLRDWLFSRQRYWGEPIPILHLEDGTMKTVPEDQLPLLLPDIDQIKPSGTGESPLANVTEWVNTVDPETGMKARRETNTMPQWAGSCWYYLRFIDPHNDKELISKEKQQQWLPVDLYIGGAEHAVLHLLYARFWHKVLYDLGVVETKEPFHKLVNQGMILGTNNEKMSKSRGNVINPDEIVNEFGADTLRLYEMFMGPLEATKPWNANGVEGMHRFLSRVWRLFINEDTGAINDKITVDGGTDEFKRTAHKTIKKVTEDLEHLRFNTSISQLMIFINDAYKADTLPREAMEKFVQLLSPLAPHMAEELWSRLGHEGGISYVAWPEYDESMTVDAEVEIVVQVNGKIVTRATIAKDLDAQGMQDFTMELAPVKQALEGKTIRKVIAVPGKLVNIVAG
- a CDS encoding S1 RNA-binding domain-containing protein → MSLIAGTVVSLPVSREVSPFGFFLTTGSEDVLLHYTELTRDIKIGETLEVFVFFDTEDRLAVTMKKPYLMLGEMARLVVADVHPRLGCFLEMGLGRQLLLPIRELPELEELRPKVGDEVFVIMEHDKQGRLRAKLAGERELSPLAFHAPTSWLNEWVEATVYKPLQMGTFVLVEGGVLGFGAIGMIHSSERSHMLRLGEKVKCRVTLVREDGRVNLAMTQLKQVGRNEDADKLLAFMKERPMGGMPYSDATPPDIIKQRFGISKSAFKRALGKLMKDGLVVQKESWTYLSESAPADQSENK
- a CDS encoding phosphotransferase family protein codes for the protein MESTYKTRLTSEQLNAIIEQHFSAGIQDYKEMVDGWANHAYLITLSDAQRVVLKIAPSASTNLMRCEQDLMIAEVEALRLITELQDVPVPQVLAYDDSLTKASARYFIMEYMSGTPYNQVKDQYSAEEQETIEQQLGWYNRRINEIKGEKFGYFSEQKQRYSTWKEAFMNLMDDILTDGEEAGITFSIDYPELRRLIEEKSNVLDDVKEPVLVSWDLWDGNVLVDAGRITAIIDFERSLWADPLMEHYFSHFNYTPGFVKGYGHAITTESELKRRSLYDLYFDLVLRIECAYRQYDNQEHVNWTIHNLEEGIERFRSS